The stretch of DNA AATTCCTTATATGCTGTGACGAAGCTCAATGATTATTGTTTTgggtctttttttctttttacttAGATGACAACTGGTCCTCTGTTTTCATAGAGAGGGGGTGGTGAGGAGTTCGTGGTAACGACAACAAAATCGGAGGAGCAACAAGCCGATTCACCGAGACAGAGACGAGTCCTGTGTTCCTCTCTCCTAAAGAACCACTGCAGAACAAACAGATAAGACCGACATTAGAGCACACATTGCATTACTTGATATAGATCGGCCAATCTATTTTTGGGGTGTGTTACCACAaatgtgtctagtgtgtgtggaCTGTACATTGTAAAGAGATCCAGGAGATTGAATAAGTGTAGGTGTACCATGACACAGCTATGGTGCGTCTCTCCCAGTCTCCAGGCTGGCCTCCAGCAACAGCTCCTCCAGGTCCTGACCACAGCTCAGCTCTGCTGTGACACTCACtgcaaaatacacacacacacacacacacacacacacacacacacacacgttctgtcAGACTGTGTGCGTGTCTGCGAGTGTACCACGTGTATACCGTATGCATGTGTCGGTCAAACCCGTTGTCCCACTACAGTCAGGGTGTTCCCTCAGAGCCTGTGACTCACCGTGCTCCATCACACAGCTGCCAGGCCCAGGCTTGGGGCCCTCGGGGTCCAGCAGGTGAAGGGCGAACTCTGGCTTCAGGCCATTGGGAAGGGCCGagcccaccacctcctccacctcgtcCGTGGAGCTCTCGTCTGGAGACTCCTCTGCCTTGGGAGGGGAGCTACGGCCCTCCACCTCCAGGGAAGTGTCTGTGTCGGCTGGAACAGGTGAGGGCTCAGCGGGAAGAGTGGTCTGTGATTGCTCCTCTGGTTGAAGCTGCCGCTTCTGTAGTTCCTCTAGAACAGGATGTTGTTGTTGCAGTTCCACCTGCACAGGAAGTGCCTGTTGTGCTAGTTGCTGCTGTTCCTCCCACAGATACAGTTCTTGTTCAGTTTCTGCTTCTGCTACACTCTCCGTTGCTCCCTGCTCCGGCGGACTCTCTGGCGCCACCTGTCGCTGTGCCCGTGGAAGTGTCTCTGCCGGTTCCTGTTGTGGGGGCAGAAGCTCAGAGTCTGGCTGCACTGTTTCAGGCTGTGACTGGAGCGGTGCTGTTAGAAGCAGACTCCCCAGGGGCTTCGTGTTAGTCTGTGTAGCTAGCTGAGGTGCTAACGGTTGCGGCGCTAACGGTTGCTGAACTGTGTCACGAGCCTGTTCTGGACTCTGGTCCTGCTGTGGAAGCCGTTCTGACTGCATGTCATCTTCTTCCTCTGTGTCGGTTTGAGACTCCGCCTGTTCACAAAGTATCTCTTCTACTGGGTTCTGACTCTCCTCCTTTTCCAcaaccacctcctccccctccccctcctcttcctcttccagcGCAGCTTCAGTGGACTGCTGCTCAACAGCAGACTGTTCTAGCCGGGGCTCTGTAGTTGTCTCTACCATCTGCTCTGTCTGTTGGGGTGATGCTAGTGTTGCTGCTGCTATTTCTGTAGGAAGGGAGGGTGAGTGTGATGTCTGGGCTGCTGTTAACGGGTCATTAGGAGTCTCTACTACTGTCTCCTCTGAAGGGGGTTGCTCTGGCGCAACAGGACTCCGCTCCATCGGTTTAGGGTTGACTGTCTGTGGGTCGTCTGAACTCTGGACCAGCTCCTGTGTCAGTGGTGTGGGCGCGGCCTGGGGTTGTGTTCTCACCTCCTCCTGTGGGGGttgtgaaccaggatgtggttgCTGTGTGGTTTCCTTCACTAGTGACACCACCGACTCTTTGGAGACCTGGGGCTTGGTCAGGCCAATCTTCCCCAGGACCTGGAACTGCTGTTGGTCAGATGGGCTCTCTACTCTGGTCACCATGAAGATCTTGTGGCCCCTCCCGGGGCTCGACACAGAGATACAGCGGCCCGGCGAGGGGGGTGTACCGGGGGCCCCCGTGGACTCTGTGACGGTGATCCCTGAAATGACAGACCCCGTAGCAGGTGAGGCAGAGGGGACGGGGGGTGTCTGTGAGGCATTGAGGGGGTGCTGAGTTGTCGCCGCCCGGAGTGAAGGACCAGTGTGTTTGGGGgcgggggagacggagggagctTTAGAGAGAACCACCTCTTCATCCTCTTCTTCGTCCGTGTCCGAGTCGGACTCCAAATGCAAAGGCAACACCACTCCCTCAGAGCTCACTGCTAATTGGCTTTCAGTCAGGCGCTCAGTGTCTTtcactccttcctctcctccctcacactCACTGTCTTTCCCATCGTTATCAACAAGCTCGCCGGAATCAGCTCCGTCCTCCTCTATGGTTCTGTCCTCGGTGGCGATCTCGGCCATGGAGGCCGAATGCATCTGCTGCTcggtctcctccttctccttggcTAGGATGAAGTTCCGCTTGCAGCCATTCTGGATCTCAGCCAGCAGGGAACGCTGCGTATCGATGAAGCTCTTCACCTGGGAGGCAGAAGGAAAACAGAGGAATGAGAACTAGGTGAGATCAGGGCTTTCTATATTGATGTTCCCTGTCTACTCCAACCCTACTCCCCCCTTCCCTACAAATTCATTTGACCATTTTTTCCCTCTTGGACAACAGAACTCATCTTGACAATGTATTACAAAGGACAACTTGCATACAGTCCCCACTTCTCTCTGTACATCTCCTTTTCCcaatttcccccctctctctcacagtctcttTCTTGGGCTCTCGGTCCAGGTCGAGGCGTAGGAGGGAGGTGTTGACTTTGAGGGCCAGGGAGAGGGCCATGAGGCCCCCCGTCTTGATCTCATTCTCCCTCAAGTCCAGACGCAGCAGCCGGGGGCTCTCGGCGATGAACTCAGCCACCGCCACGGCACCTGACATACAGCACAGGGGGAGAGGTGGTGGTACAGGGGAGAGGTGGCGGTACAGGGGGAGAGGTGGTGGTACAGGGGGAGAGGTGGTGGTACAGGGGGAGAGGTGGTGGTACAGGGCTCAGCTCAATGCCCTTTCACACACTAACAGCTCCGTTTACATAGACAATGAGGGTTTTTATTTTAAATAGCTGTAAATAGCTAAAtaaggacacacacaccctcGCAAGACAGCTTGGTGGACGCCAGGCCCAGCCGGAGCACCGAGCGGTTGGCGATCAGACTGTCCTTCAGCTTGTGGACCCCCTCGTTCCCCACAGAGTTATGGCCCAGATTTAGGGTCTCCAAACTCTGGGTACAGGgctaaagagggagagagagaggaacagattTTAAACATAGcatgggatagggggcagcaaaTATACTGTGACGTATGATGCAAAGTACAACACACTACAAACAGAGGGCTGTATCCATCACCTTGAAAATGTATATGTACACAGCGCAGTCGGAAAGAATTCAAAACCCTtcctgtttccacattttgttacgttagtcaattttctaaaatgtattgaataaaaacaaatatcaatctacacacaatatcccataatgataaagctatttttttttgcaaatgtatttaaaaaaaagagaacagaaataccttatttaccgtaattgctggactattaagcgcacctgaatataaaccgcacccactgaattcttaaaaaaatatgtattttgtacataaatacgccgcacatgtctataagccgcaggtgcctaccggtaacattgaaacaaatgaactttacacagcctttaaaagaaacacggcttgtaacaaaaattaaaaccgtagcctaccaagaaagtcattggtcactatcttcctcctcctgtgcactgaaacctccttcggtgtcggagttgaatagcctcagaattgcttcatccgatgttggatcgttttcattgtcgctctcgtcactttcatccggaggcaaataccccgctgagctcatgctgccccttcaacacgcagcagtccagcctttcgaaacccgttgatgatagtggattttttgaca from Oncorhynchus kisutch isolate 150728-3 linkage group LG15, Okis_V2, whole genome shotgun sequence encodes:
- the LOC109905413 gene encoding protein phosphatase 1 regulatory subunit 37-like is translated as MNVEEQALDLCNVKMKNNVGDNTTNNSEEIIPRLSELMDGDLCKQGIGNEAANTSSLVKLTDNPRREDNHRSKETLEIDEVNGNKNNSVPDTSAIVSSDFDVYHDDQRQDESIKDTTPLSLMFAIEEGDDGGDMDIGVDLSLDESGMLESEPTDQGPSLAEEASSSSTNTDSSTPDAVTDKDPEKPSEQEDSPPVTAPGEVISPALDEGDDKHKNGKRVTFPSDEDIVSGAVEPKDPWRHAQNVTVDEILSAYRQACVKLNCKPIPKVLKQMQELKDLTHRNECLDLKGEKLDYKACESLEEVFKRVQFKVVDLEQTSLDEDGASALFDMIEYYESATHLNISFNKHIGTRGWQAAAHMMRKTSSLQYLDARNTPLLDHSAPFVARALRISGSLAVLHLENAGLSGRPLMLLATALKMNMNLRELYLADNKLNGLQDSAQLGNLLKFNCNIQILDLRNNHILDSGLAYVCEGLKEQRKGLVTLVLWNNQLTHNGMGYLAAALPCTQSLETLNLGHNSVGNEGVHKLKDSLIANRSVLRLGLASTKLSCEGAVAVAEFIAESPRLLRLDLRENEIKTGGLMALSLALKVNTSLLRLDLDREPKKETVKSFIDTQRSLLAEIQNGCKRNFILAKEKEETEQQMHSASMAEIATEDRTIEEDGADSGELVDNDGKDSECEGGEEGVKDTERLTESQLAVSSEGVVLPLHLESDSDTDEEEDEEVVLSKAPSVSPAPKHTGPSLRAATTQHPLNASQTPPVPSASPATGSVISGITVTESTGAPGTPPSPGRCISVSSPGRGHKIFMVTRVESPSDQQQFQVLGKIGLTKPQVSKESVVSLVKETTQQPHPGSQPPQEEVRTQPQAAPTPLTQELVQSSDDPQTVNPKPMERSPVAPEQPPSEETVVETPNDPLTAAQTSHSPSLPTEIAAATLASPQQTEQMVETTTEPRLEQSAVEQQSTEAALEEEEEGEGEEVVVEKEESQNPVEEILCEQAESQTDTEEEDDMQSERLPQQDQSPEQARDTVQQPLAPQPLAPQLATQTNTKPLGSLLLTAPLQSQPETVQPDSELLPPQQEPAETLPRAQRQVAPESPPEQGATESVAEAETEQELYLWEEQQQLAQQALPVQVELQQQHPVLEELQKRQLQPEEQSQTTLPAEPSPVPADTDTSLEVEGRSSPPKAEESPDESSTDEVEEVVGSALPNGLKPEFALHLLDPEGPKPGPGSCVMEHVSVTAELSCGQDLEELLLEASLETGRDAP